In Capsicum annuum cultivar UCD-10X-F1 chromosome 11, UCD10Xv1.1, whole genome shotgun sequence, one genomic interval encodes:
- the LOC107847767 gene encoding glucomannan 4-beta-mannosyltransferase 2-like isoform X1 — translation MFNEKEVYKISIGAACNLSWPSDRLVIQVLDDSTDPIVKDMVETECLRWASKGLNITYQIRETRGGYKAGALKEGLKHNYVKDCEYVVIFDADFRPEPDFLRRSIPFLIHNPKIALVQGRWRFVNANECLLTRMQEMSLDYHFTVEQEVGSSTHAFFGFNGTGGIWRIAAINEAGGWKDRTTVEDMDLAVRASLKGWKFVYLGDLQVKSELPSTFKAFRFQQHRWSCGPANLFRKMVVEIVRNKRVNVWKKFYVIYSFFFVRKIIAHMVTFFFFCVVLPLTLLVPEVEVPIWAAIYIPCIITTLNSVGTPRSIHLLFYWILFENVMAYHRTKATFIGLLEAKRANEWVVTEKLGDALKNKDKAAKPVKKARGPLFGDRILPQELGFAVFLFFCGLYDVLYGKRQYFVYVFLQVITFTIAGFGYVGTIVPS, via the exons ATGTTCAATGAAAAAGAG GTATATAAGATCTCAATTGGAGCTGCGTGTAACCTTTCGTGGCCGTCCGATCGCCTTGTGATTCAAGTTCTTGATGACTCTACTGATCCTATTGTTAAG gatatgGTTGAGACAGAATGCTTAAGATGGGCAAGTAAAGGACTTAATATAACGTATCAAATTAGAGAAACAAGAGGTGGATACAAAGCTGGTGCACTTAAAGAAGGATTAAAGCATAATTATGTGAAAGATTGTGAATACGTTGTAATTTTCGATGCCGATTTTCGACCCGAACCGGATTTTCTACGTCGATCGATCCCGTTCCTTATACACAACCCAAAAATCGCCCTCGTTCAAGGTCGCTGGAGATTCG tCAATGCAAATGAATGTTTATTGACAAGAATGCAAGAGATGTCATTAGATTACCATTTTACAGTGGAGCAAGAAGTTGGTTCATCTACTCATGCATTCTTTGGTTTCAATg GAACTGGTGGTATATGGAGAATAGCAGCCATTAATGAAGCTGGTGGATGGAAGGACAGAACAACTGTTGAAGATATGGACCTAGCTGTTAGAGCTAGTCTGAAAGGATGGAAGTTTGTTTACCTTGGTGACCTCCAG GTGAAAAGTGAACTTCCAAGTACTTTCAAAGCGTTCCGATTTCAACAGCATCGATGGTCGTGTGGCCCCGCGAATTTGTTCAGGAAAATGGTGGTGGAAATTGTCAGGAACAAG AGAGTGAACGTTTGGAAGAAGTTTTATGTGATCTACAGCTTCTTTTTCGTCAGGAAGATCATCGCTCACATGGTTACATTCTTCTTCTTTTGCGTCGTTCTTCCATTGACACTTTTAGTTCCTGAAGTCGAAGTCCCTATATGGGCTGCCATTTACATCCCTTGCATTATCACCACTCTCAACTCAGTCGGAACGCCAAG GTCGATTCATTTACTGTTCTATTGGATTCTCTTTGAGAACGTTATGGCTTATCATCGTACCAAGGCTACATTCATTGGTTTGCTCGAAGCTAAGAGGGCTAACGAATGGGTTGTCACCGAGAAACTAGGTGACGCTCTCAAGAACAAGGACAAGGCGGCGAAACCTGTCAAGAAAGCCCGTGGACCTCTATTTGGAGACCG AATACTTCCACAAGAACTGGGATTTGCAGTGTTCCTTTTCTTCTGTGGtttatatgatgtcttatatGGAAAGCGTCAGTACTTCGTCTACGTATTTCTCCAAGTCATAACCTTTACCATTGCTGGATTCGGCTACGTTGGAACCATAGTGCCCTCTTAG
- the LOC107847767 gene encoding glucomannan 4-beta-mannosyltransferase 2-like (The RefSeq protein has 2 substitutions compared to this genomic sequence), which produces MGDISTVQATIGDIGGQIGMMWEVLKAPLLVPMLKVAVYICIVMELMLFIERLYMGIVIILVKVFMKKPDKRYKWEPMDDDDLEIGSGGFPKVLVQIPMFNEKEVYKISIGAACNLSWPSDRLVIQVLDDSTDPIVKDMVETECLRWASKGLNITYQIRETRGGYKAGALKEGLKHNYVKDCEYVVIFDADFRPEPDFLRRSIPFLIHNPKIALVQGRWRFVNANECLLTRMQEMSLDYHFTVEQEVGSSTHAFFGFNGTGGIWRIAAIDEAGGWKDRTTVEDMDLAVRASLKGWKFVYLGDLQVKSELPSTFKAFRFQQHRWSCGPANLFRKMVMEIVRNKRVNVWKKFYVIYSFFFVRKIIAHMVTFFFFCVVLPLTLLVPEVEVPIWAAIYIPCIITTLNSVGTPRSIHLLFYWILFENVMAYHRTKATFIGLLEAKRANEWVVTEKLGDALKNKDKAAKPVKKARGPLFGDRILPQELGFAVFLFFCGLYDVLYGKRQYFVYVFLQVITFTIAGFGYVGTIVPS; this is translated from the exons ATGGGAGATATATCGACTGTTCAAGCGACGATAGGAGATATAGGGGGGCAAATAGGTATGATGTGGGAAGTATTGAAAGCACCATTGTTAGTACCAATGTTGAAAGTTGCAGTGTACATTTGCATTGTAATGGAATTGATGTTATTTATTGAGAGGTTATATATGGGAATAGTTATTATTCTTGTTAAAGTTTTTATGAAGAAGCCAGATAAAAGGTATAAATGGGAACCAatggatgatgatgatttggaaaTTGGAAGTGGAGGTTTTCCTAAAGTTCTTGTTCAAATTCCCATGTTCAATGAAAAAGAG GTATATAAGATCTCAATTGGAGCTGCGTGTAACCTTTCGTGGCCGTCCGATCGCCTTGTGATTCAAGTTCTTGATGACTCTACTGATCCTATTGTTAAG gatatgGTTGAGACAGAATGCTTAAGATGGGCAAGTAAAGGACTTAATATAACGTATCAAATTAGAGAAACAAGAGGTGGATACAAAGCTGGTGCACTTAAAGAAGGATTAAAGCATAATTATGTGAAAGATTGTGAATACGTTGTAATTTTCGATGCCGATTTTCGACCCGAACCGGATTTTCTACGTCGATCGATCCCGTTCCTTATACACAACCCAAAAATCGCCCTCGTTCAAGGTCGCTGGAGATTCG tCAATGCAAATGAATGTTTATTGACAAGAATGCAAGAGATGTCATTAGATTACCATTTTACAGTGGAGCAAGAAGTTGGTTCATCTACTCATGCATTCTTTGGTTTCAATg GAACTGGTGGTATATGGAGAATAGCAGCCATTAATGAAGCTGGTGGATGGAAGGACAGAACAACTGTTGAAGATATGGACCTAGCTGTTAGAGCTAGTCTGAAAGGATGGAAGTTTGTTTACCTTGGTGACCTCCAG GTGAAAAGTGAACTTCCAAGTACTTTCAAAGCGTTCCGATTTCAACAGCATCGATGGTCGTGTGGCCCCGCGAATTTGTTCAGGAAAATGGTGGTGGAAATTGTCAGGAACAAG AGAGTGAACGTTTGGAAGAAGTTTTATGTGATCTACAGCTTCTTTTTCGTCAGGAAGATCATCGCTCACATGGTTACATTCTTCTTCTTTTGCGTCGTTCTTCCATTGACACTTTTAGTTCCTGAAGTCGAAGTCCCTATATGGGCTGCCATTTACATCCCTTGCATTATCACCACTCTCAACTCAGTCGGAACGCCAAG GTCGATTCATTTACTGTTCTATTGGATTCTCTTTGAGAACGTTATGGCTTATCATCGTACCAAGGCTACATTCATTGGTTTGCTCGAAGCTAAGAGGGCTAACGAATGGGTTGTCACCGAGAAACTAGGTGACGCTCTCAAGAACAAGGACAAGGCGGCGAAACCTGTCAAGAAAGCCCGTGGACCTCTATTTGGAGACCG AATACTTCCACAAGAACTGGGATTTGCAGTGTTCCTTTTCTTCTGTGGtttatatgatgtcttatatGGAAAGCGTCAGTACTTCGTCTACGTATTTCTCCAAGTCATAACCTTTACCATTGCTGGATTCGGCTACGTTGGAACCATAGTGCCCTCTTAG